From Poecile atricapillus isolate bPoeAtr1 chromosome Z, bPoeAtr1.hap1, whole genome shotgun sequence, one genomic window encodes:
- the LOC131573172 gene encoding E3 ubiquitin-protein ligase KCMF1 isoform X3, protein MQCILTRVDFDLYYGGEAFSVEQPQSFTCPYCGKMGYTETSLQEHVTSEHAETSTEVICPICAALPGGDPNHVTDDFAAHLTLEHRAPRDLDESSGVRHVRRMFHPGRGLGGPRARRSNMHFTTSSPGGLSSSQSSYSPSNREAMDPIAELLSQLSGVRRSAGGQLNSSGPSASQLQQLQMQLQLERQHAQAARQQLETARNATRRTNTINVNTTMTQSTTTTNTSNTENSQQTIQNSQFLLTRLNDPKMSEAERQSMESERADCSLFVQELLLSTLMQEESSSSDEDERGEIADFGAMGCVDIMPLDVALENLNLKESNKGNEPPPPPL, encoded by the exons ACTTGTACTATGGTGGAGAAGCTTTCTCTGTAGAGCAGCCACAGTCTTTCACTTGTCCTTATTGTGGGAAAATGGGTTATACGGAAACATCTCTTCAAGAGCATGTTACTTCTGAGCATGCAGAAACATCAACAGAAGTG ATTTGTCCAATATGTGCAGCATTACCTGGAGGGGATCCGAATCACGTAACAGATGACTTTGCAGCTCATCTTACACTGGAACACAGAGCTCCTAGAGATTTA GATGAATCCAGTGGCGTTCGGCATGTACGTAGGATGTTCCACCCAGGCCGGGGTTTGGGAGGGCCCCGTGCTCGTAGATCAAACATGCACTTTACTACCAGTTCCCCTGGTGGGCTTTCGTCTTCTCAGAGTTCGTATTCTCCAAGCAATAGAGAAGCCATGGATCCTATAGCTG AGCTTTTATCCCAGCTATCAGGTGTGAGGCGTTCTGCAGGAGGACAGCTCAACTCCTCTGGCCCTTCTGCTTCTCAATTACAGCAGCTGCAGATGCAACTGCAGTTGGAACGACAACATGCACAGGCAGCAAGACAGCAACTGGAGACTGCGCGCAATGCAACCAGACGCACCAACACGATCAATGTCAACACCACTATGACACAATCTACAACAACAACCAACACATCTAACACAGAAAACAGTCAGCAGACtatccagaattcccagttcCTTCTGACAAG GTTGAATGATCCGAAGATGTCAGAAGCAGAGCGTCAGTCAATGGAGAGCGAACGGGCAGACTGCAGCCTGTTTGTTCAGGAGCTTCTACTGTCCACCTTGATGCAGGAAGAAAGTTCCTCCTCAGATGAGGATGAGCGGGGGGAGATTGCAGATTTTGGTGCTATGGGCTGTGTAGATATTATGCCTCTAGATGTTGCTTTAGAAAACCTAAATTTAAAAGAGAGTAATAAAGGAAATGagcctcctccacctcctctttGA